The Streptomyces armeniacus genomic interval GGACGCGGTGATCGTGGAGTTCTGGCTGCTGGGCACCCACAACGGTCCACTCGGCGCGATCCCGCCGACCGGCAGCACGCACCGCACCCGGATGACGGCGTACTTCGTCTTCGACGAGCACGAGAACCTCGTCACCGAGCGGATCTACTTCGACCAGCTCACCATCCTCGGACAGCTCGTCGGCGGCCTCGACAAGCGCAAGCCCACGGGCCTGCTCAAGCTCGCCCGAGTGCTCAAGGGCGCCATGTCGAAGTCCGGCGGCAAGCCCGACCCGCGGCTGCTCGGCACCACCCCGCCCGACCTCACCGGCTGACCGGACGGCGTTCACGGGCGCGGGAAAACCCCGTGCCGTACGGGACACCCGTACGCAACACTCACCGCATGACCGCCGCGCTCGCGCCACCCCTACCGCCCGCACCCGTTCAGGCCCTGATCGTCGTGGACGTGCAGACGGCGTTCGTCACCGGCACGGCCGCCGTGCCCGGCGCGGCCCGGCTGCTGCCGCGGGTCGAGGACCTGGTGGCGCGGGCGCGTACGGCAGGCTCGCTGGTCGTCCACCTCCAGAACGACGGCCCGCCGGGCGCGGACGACGAACCGGACACGCCCGGCTGGGAGTTGTACCTGCCGGTGGCCGAAAGCCCGCGCGAGACGGCGCTGCGCAAGACGGAGGACGACGGCTTCGCGGGCACGCCGCTCGGCGGACTCCTCGACGCGGCAGGCGTACGGGACCTGGCCGTGTGCGGTGTGATGTCCGAGATGTGCGTCAGCGCGACGGCCCGTACGGCGCTGGCGCGCGGCCACCGCGTCGTCGTACCGCACGACGCGCACGCCACGCAGAACATCCCGGCGGCGCCCGGCATCAGTGGGCCCGTCCCGGCCGCCATGGTGTCGCGGGTGGCCGAGTGGGCGCTCGGCGACGGGGCCGAGATCGCCGCACACGCCGCCGACGTCGCCTTCGCCCCGCCCGGCTGAACAGCCCCGCCCGCCGACTACCCCTTCGCGATGAACCCGTTCTCGCGGAGGAAGCGCAGCGCCGCCTCGTCCGGTGTCCTGCCGTCCAGGTCGACCATCGCGTTGAGGTCGATGACCGTCTCCTTGGTGAGCTCGCGGCCCAGGCGCTCCGCCAGCTCCCGCAGCTCAGGGTGCTTCCGCAGGGTGTCCTCGCGGAGAGTGAGGGCCGCGAGCTCCGTCGTGAAGTGGCCCTTGTCGTCCGTCAGTACCTTCAGGTCCAGGGACTCCAGGCGGGCGTCCGTCGTGAACACCTCGGCGAGCCGGCAGGGGCTGCCCTTCGCCACGTTGACGTAGTTGAGGGCGAGCGCGTTCTGGTAGACCTGCGGCGACGGGAACGAGACGCCGTACGTCTTCTGGAGCGCCCGGATCTCGCGGTCCAGGAACTCCGAGGCACCGCACAGCGTCAGCTCGTCCGGGTGCTCCTCGCCGAGCCGCTTCAGGTCGCTGAGCTTCTCCACCTCGCCCACGGGCCCGTCCGCGTCGCCCGCACGCGCGATGGCGTACTGGTTGCCGAACCGGGCGGGCCCGAGCCACTCGATGCCGTGCTTCTCGGCGTCCTCGCGTGCCGTCGCCTCGTACTGCCGCTTCGACCCCTGCACCGGCCGGTCGTGGCCGAGGAACTGGGTCCAGCCGGTGCCGCTGTACTCCCAGTACATGTCCACGTCGCCGCTCTTGAGCGCGCCGCGCACGATGGCGGAGCCGTTCAGGCCGGTCTGGTCGGCCGTACGGGCGCCCGCCGCGCGGAGTGCGTAGATCATGATCTTGCCGAGGATCTTCTGCTCCGTGAACTCCTTCGAGCCCACCGTGAACTCCGCGCCGTCCAGGTCGAAGTCCTTCGCCAGCGACCCGCCGCGCAGCTCGCGCGCGCCGACCGAACCGGTGTCGCCCGCCGCGCCGGAGCAGCCGCTCAGCGCGGGCACGGCCAGTGCGGCGGCCAGGGCGAGCAGCACCGCGAGCCGCCGTGGGGTTGTCCTTGGGGTGCGCACGGCGTGCACCACCTTCCTTTCCGTGTCCGGATGCGTCACAGGCCGCGCGGCCGCAGGAAGTCCTCGGCCATGCCCGCCAGCCAGTCGATGAACAGGGCGAGTACGGCGACGAGCACGCTGCCGGTGACGAGGACGAGGTTGCGGCTGGAGCTGATCCCGTTCGAGATGACGTCGCCGAGCCCGCCCGCCCCGATGAACGTGGCGAGCGCGACCGTTCCCACGGTGATCACCAGCGCCGTACGGACGCCCGCGAGCATCACCGGTACGGCCAGCGGCAGTTCGATCCGCCACAGCACCGCCCCGCGCGTCATCCCCATGCCCTCGGCCGCCTCGATCACCGAGCGGTCCACCTGCTGGAGCCCTGCGATGGTGTTGCGGAGGACAGGCAGGATGCCGTACGCGACGAACGCGATGACCGCGATCTGGTTCACGCCGAGGCTGACGAAGGCGACCGCCAGCAGCACGATGAGCCCCAGCGACGGCAGCGCCTGCCCGATGCTCGCGACGGCGAGCACCGGCCCGGCGATACGGCGCGCCCAGCGCCGCGTCAGCAGCACACCGAGCGGAATGGCGATCACCAGGATCAGGACGGTGACGACGGCGGTGAGCTCCAGGTGCTTGACCGTACGGCTCACCAGGTACTCGGAGTTGAGGCTGCGCTCCTCGATCAGGTCCCGCTGCTGCGAGGAGACGTGCAGGGCGAGCACGAGCAGTACGACACCGAGCCCGAGCGGGGTGAGGGCGTAGCGCAGCAGCGCGGCGCGCCTCGGGCGCGCGGGCGCGCGTGTCGGCGCCGATACGGGCGCGGGTGTGGGCGCCGGCGCCGGTGCGGTGGACGTGGATGCGGGCATCGCGGCTACGCCTCCTGCAACTGGTCGGAGCCGTCCGTACGGCCGCGCCCGTGCACCGTGTTGATCAGCGCGCGCAGGGAGTCCATCTCCACCACGCCCCGGTACCGGCCGTCGCCGTCCACCACCGCCAGCACCGACGAGTTGGCCGCCAGCATGTGGTCCAGCGCGTCGAAGAGGCTGTCGCCCGGACCGAGCGCCCGCAGCAGCGGCAGCGCCCCGCCGACCTCCCGCCCGGCGCCGGTGACCGGCAGCCAGCTCGTCGGCCGGTCGTCGTCGTCCAGGACGAGCAGGTGATCGCGCTCCGTACGGGCGGCTGCCGTACGGCGCTGCTCGCCGTCCGCGGACTCCGCGACGGTCGGCCACGCCGGCAGCTCCAGGCTGTCCATCCGGGTCAGCGACAGCCTCCGTACGGAGGCGCCCGCACCGATGAAGTCGGAGACGAAACCGTCGGCGGGGTCGGCCAGGATGCGTTCGGGGGTGTCGTACTGCAGCACCTTGCCGTTGTCGGCGAAGATCGCGATCAGATCGCCCATACGGACGGCCTCGTCGATGTCGTGCGTGACGAAGACGATCGTCTTCCGCACCTCCGCCTGGATGCGCAGGAACTCGTTCTGCAGCGACTCCCTGTTCAACGGGTCGATCGCACCGAACGGCTCGTCCATCAGCATCACCTGCGGATCGCCGCCCAGCGCCCGCGCGACGCCCACCCGCTGCTGCTGGCCGCCGGAGAGCTGCTTGGGGTAGCGGCGGCGGTACGTGTCCGGGTCGAGGCCGACGAGCCGCAGCAGCTCGTCGACGCGTGCGGTGACGCGCTGCTTGTCCCAGCCGAGCAGCCGCGGGACGGTGGCGATGTTGTCCGCCACCGTACGGTGCGGGAACAGGCCGCCCTGCTGGATCGTGTAGCCGATACGGCGGCGCAGCAGGTGCGCGGGCACCTCGGTGACGTCCTTGCCGTCCAGGTGGATGCGGCCCGAAGTGGGCTCGATCAGCCGGTTGATGAGTTTCATCGTGGTCGTCTTGCCGCAACCGGACGGGCCGACGAACGTCACGATCCGCCCCTCGGGGATGTCGAGCGTCAGCTCGTCCACCGCCGCCTCGGACTGGCCGGGGTAGCGCTTCGTCAGCCGGTCGAGGCGGATCATGGGGTCCACGTGGGCGTTCGCGTTCGCGTCAGGAGTCTTTTCGGTCATGATCAGGCACCGAGTCCCTTGGGTGTGGTGAGTCGGTTCACGACGGCGTAAGCCAGATCGAACAGCACGGCCAGCAGCACGATGCCCGCCGCGCCCTCGATGGTCAGATAGATCGCGAACGGCGTGCCCGCGGTGGCCAGGCCGTCCAGAATGAGATTGCCGAGCCCGGGCCCGTTCACCGCCGCCGCGATGGCGGCGATGCCCAGCAGCAGCTGGGTGGCCACGCGCAACCCGGTGAGCAGCACCGGCCAGGCCAGGGGCAGTTCGACCGTCGCCAGCACCCGCGCCCGGCCCATGCCCATCGCGCGGGCCGACTCGACGACGGCCGGATCCAGCTCCCGCAGTCCCACGATCGTGTTCCGTACGACGGGCAGCAGCGCGTACAGCGTGAGCGCGACCACGGACGGGCCGCTGCCCAGCCCGAGCGGCGTGATGAGCAGCCCGAACAGCGCGTACGACGGGATCGTCAGCAGCAGCCCGGCCACGGCCAGCACGGCGGCGCGGGGCGCGCCTGTACGGTACGTCAGCACCGACACCGGCACCCCGATCAGCACGGCCAGCCCGAGCCCCTGGAGCACCAGGAGCGCGTGCGCGACCGTGGCGTCCAGGACGTCCGTCCAGTTCCCCTGGAGGAATTCGAAGAAGTTCATGGCGGCCGGTCCGGCGGCTAGGCGTTGGCCGTCGCGGGCGCGGGCGCGGGCGCGGGCGCGGATGCGGGTGCGCTTGCGTGCGGCGCCGCGGCGGGCGCGGGTACGGGCTGGGCAGCCGGGCCGTGCGCGAACGCCTCCGCGTAGAACGCGTCCAGCTCCTCCACCAGCGCGCGGAACGTGGGGTGTTCGTCGAACATCCACTCCGTGTGCCCGGCCCCCTCGATGAGGTGCAGCCGCTTCGGCTCCCGCGCGTGCTCGTACAGCGCCCGCGCCTCCTCAGGGAGGTGCAGCCCGTTCTCGGCACCGTGCACGACGAGCAGCGGGCGCGGTGCGATCCGGTGCACGACGCTCTGTGGCGAGAAACGGAGAAGCATCTCCGCGGACTCCAGCGAGACGCCCGAACCGAAGCCCGGCGCCTTGTACAGCTCCTCGCCCACGTAGCCGTCCGTCCGGCCGTCGCGGTCCAGCCGCACGATGTCCCACGGCGACGTGATCTCCGAACGGCCCCGCTCCGCCCGCCGCCCGCGGTCTCCCGCGATCCGCTCCAGCAGGCTGTTCCAGGTGGCCTCGTCGTGCATGTTCCGGGTCGAACGGGTGCCGTCACTGATGCAGTTGACGGACGCCACCGCCCGTACGCGCAGATCATCCGCCGCCTCCGCGACGACCACGCCGCCGCCCATGCCCCAGCCGAGCAGCGCGATACGGCCCGCGTCGAGCAGCTCCGCCGCGGCGGCCCGGTCCACGGCGGCCCGCAGATCCTCCGCCCACTCCTGCGGCACCAGCCGGCCGCGCTCGCCCTCGCTCGTACCGAAACCGCGGTAGTCGAAGGCGACGACGGCATAGCCGCGGGCCGTCAGCGCGCGGGCGAAACGCTCGGGGTGGATCACCTTGAGGCCCTGGTAGCCGGAGGCGGGAATCACCACCGGATACGGCGCGCCCGCCCCGTTGTCGTCCGGGAGGTGCAGGTCGGCGTCGAGGCGCAGCCCGCTGCTGAAGAAGGGAAAGGCATGGGTGTGCACGGTGTGGTTCCTCCGGGGGTGCGTCGTGTGCGGTATGGGTTACGCGTTGGGTTGTACGGGTGTGTGGTGCGGTGCGGTGCCTTGCGGTGCGGTGCGTTGCGTTGCGTTGCGTTGCGTTGCGTTGCGGTTTCGCGTGTTGCGGGGTTACGTGCGGTGCTACGCGGTGGCCTGCTGCTGGCCCGCCATAGCGCGGGAGACCTGCCGGGCCGCCGAACAGACCACGCGGCCCGCCCGGTCCAGCTCGGAGCCCATCCGGTACGTGGGCCCCGACACGTTGAGCGCGGCGACGACACGCCCGCGGAAGTCCCGTACGGGAGCCGCCGCGGCGACCAGCCCCGCCTCGAACTCCTCCTGCACCAGGACGTACCCCCGCTCCCGCGCCCGCTGGAGGCGGGCCAGGAAGTCCTCCGCGTCGCGCGGCGCGGCGGGCTCACCGGCGCCGAAAGGGGTGTCCGCGAGGAGGGCCCTCACCTCGTCGTCGCTGTGGTCGAACAGCAGCGCCCTGCCGGAGGACGTGGTGTGCAGCGGGGTCACCCTGCCCACCCAGCCCGTCGCCTGAACGGCGCGCATCGGGCTCTCCGACAGCACGGTCAGCGCGCCGTCCTCGGTGAGCACGGTGAGATGCACCCGCTCCTTGAGCACGTTGACGAGGCTCCGCAGTACGGGGGGTGCCTCGGCGAGCAGCCGCGGCCGTCCGGCGTTCACTGCCATCGTGAACACGCGCCAGCCCAGCCGGTACACGAGCGAGTCGCGGTCCCGCTCGACGAGGCCGACCTGATCGAGCGCCTTCAGCGCGCGGGAGACCTGGGTCTTCTCCCGGCCCACGCGCCGCGCGATCTCGACCACCCCGAGCCCACCGCGCTCGGCCGCCTCGTCGGACCCTAGGGCCGTCAGGATGGCGAGCGTGCGGTGAAGGCTCGACGAACTGTCCGTTGCCATGCGGGGAGCATGCCGTGGGTTTGTGCCGGGGGACAACCCCCGTTGCCACCAGAGCAACCGGCCTCGGCCCTGGCCGATGCCTGCGGCCTCAGCCACGGCCAACCCAGCCCGTCCGGCGTTTGAGGACGGCCTTGGCCACGATGTGCGTGCGTTTGGCCGCGGGCCGTTGGTTCACCGGCGGGCCGGTGGCCGCTTGGGTCCGTCCTCAATCGCCGGACGGGCTGGAAAGGGCGGGGATTTGTCCGCACGCCGCAGCCACGTTGTGGCTGATGGCCGTCCTCAATCGCCGGACGGGCTTGATTGCGTGGCTGAGGGCCGCTTCACGTGTCGGACGGGCTTGGGCGTGGCGCAGGGCGGAGGAGTTCCGCCAAGTGGAGGGCGTGGCGGGCCGTGGACTGTTCTATCTGCGTGCGGCACGAGAAGCCGTCCGCCAGGACCACCGTGTCCGGGGCCGCGTC includes:
- a CDS encoding ABC transporter permease, which produces MNFFEFLQGNWTDVLDATVAHALLVLQGLGLAVLIGVPVSVLTYRTGAPRAAVLAVAGLLLTIPSYALFGLLITPLGLGSGPSVVALTLYALLPVVRNTIVGLRELDPAVVESARAMGMGRARVLATVELPLAWPVLLTGLRVATQLLLGIAAIAAAVNGPGLGNLILDGLATAGTPFAIYLTIEGAAGIVLLAVLFDLAYAVVNRLTTPKGLGA
- a CDS encoding isochorismatase family protein, whose translation is MTAALAPPLPPAPVQALIVVDVQTAFVTGTAAVPGAARLLPRVEDLVARARTAGSLVVHLQNDGPPGADDEPDTPGWELYLPVAESPRETALRKTEDDGFAGTPLGGLLDAAGVRDLAVCGVMSEMCVSATARTALARGHRVVVPHDAHATQNIPAAPGISGPVPAAMVSRVAEWALGDGAEIAAHAADVAFAPPG
- a CDS encoding IclR family transcriptional regulator — its product is MATDSSSSLHRTLAILTALGSDEAAERGGLGVVEIARRVGREKTQVSRALKALDQVGLVERDRDSLVYRLGWRVFTMAVNAGRPRLLAEAPPVLRSLVNVLKERVHLTVLTEDGALTVLSESPMRAVQATGWVGRVTPLHTTSSGRALLFDHSDDEVRALLADTPFGAGEPAAPRDAEDFLARLQRARERGYVLVQEEFEAGLVAAAAPVRDFRGRVVAALNVSGPTYRMGSELDRAGRVVCSAARQVSRAMAGQQQATA
- a CDS encoding glycine betaine ABC transporter substrate-binding protein, which encodes MRTPRTTPRRLAVLLALAAALAVPALSGCSGAAGDTGSVGARELRGGSLAKDFDLDGAEFTVGSKEFTEQKILGKIMIYALRAAGARTADQTGLNGSAIVRGALKSGDVDMYWEYSGTGWTQFLGHDRPVQGSKRQYEATAREDAEKHGIEWLGPARFGNQYAIARAGDADGPVGEVEKLSDLKRLGEEHPDELTLCGASEFLDREIRALQKTYGVSFPSPQVYQNALALNYVNVAKGSPCRLAEVFTTDARLESLDLKVLTDDKGHFTTELAALTLREDTLRKHPELRELAERLGRELTKETVIDLNAMVDLDGRTPDEAALRFLRENGFIAKG
- a CDS encoding ABC transporter ATP-binding protein: MTEKTPDANANAHVDPMIRLDRLTKRYPGQSEAAVDELTLDIPEGRIVTFVGPSGCGKTTTMKLINRLIEPTSGRIHLDGKDVTEVPAHLLRRRIGYTIQQGGLFPHRTVADNIATVPRLLGWDKQRVTARVDELLRLVGLDPDTYRRRYPKQLSGGQQQRVGVARALGGDPQVMLMDEPFGAIDPLNRESLQNEFLRIQAEVRKTIVFVTHDIDEAVRMGDLIAIFADNGKVLQYDTPERILADPADGFVSDFIGAGASVRRLSLTRMDSLELPAWPTVAESADGEQRRTAAARTERDHLLVLDDDDRPTSWLPVTGAGREVGGALPLLRALGPGDSLFDALDHMLAANSSVLAVVDGDGRYRGVVEMDSLRALINTVHGRGRTDGSDQLQEA
- a CDS encoding ester cyclase; translated protein: MSLPPRFTLPPEDVLRAREKLVLDHFRDEVRQDWDATLSTFPHPRYELIAPMQVHDGDGEVRAYYHDTRVAFPDQHHELIALRHSADAVIVEFWLLGTHNGPLGAIPPTGSTHRTRMTAYFVFDEHENLVTERIYFDQLTILGQLVGGLDKRKPTGLLKLARVLKGAMSKSGGKPDPRLLGTTPPDLTG
- a CDS encoding ABC transporter permease, whose translation is MPASTSTAPAPAPTPAPVSAPTRAPARPRRAALLRYALTPLGLGVVLLVLALHVSSQQRDLIEERSLNSEYLVSRTVKHLELTAVVTVLILVIAIPLGVLLTRRWARRIAGPVLAVASIGQALPSLGLIVLLAVAFVSLGVNQIAVIAFVAYGILPVLRNTIAGLQQVDRSVIEAAEGMGMTRGAVLWRIELPLAVPVMLAGVRTALVITVGTVALATFIGAGGLGDVISNGISSSRNLVLVTGSVLVAVLALFIDWLAGMAEDFLRPRGL
- a CDS encoding alpha/beta hydrolase: MHTHAFPFFSSGLRLDADLHLPDDNGAGAPYPVVIPASGYQGLKVIHPERFARALTARGYAVVAFDYRGFGTSEGERGRLVPQEWAEDLRAAVDRAAAAELLDAGRIALLGWGMGGGVVVAEAADDLRVRAVASVNCISDGTRSTRNMHDEATWNSLLERIAGDRGRRAERGRSEITSPWDIVRLDRDGRTDGYVGEELYKAPGFGSGVSLESAEMLLRFSPQSVVHRIAPRPLLVVHGAENGLHLPEEARALYEHAREPKRLHLIEGAGHTEWMFDEHPTFRALVEELDAFYAEAFAHGPAAQPVPAPAAAPHASAPASAPAPAPAPATANA